From one Melioribacteraceae bacterium genomic stretch:
- a CDS encoding MmcQ/YjbR family DNA-binding protein: MDIEIVRKYCLNKKGVTEGFPFDESTLVFKVMGKIFALLSLDYPHSINLKCDPIKAIELRDIYDEVQPGYHMNKKHWNTLDLTGSLKSSFVKELIDHSYDLVVDGLPKKARENLNKL; this comes from the coding sequence ATGGATATAGAAATAGTTCGGAAATATTGCCTCAATAAGAAAGGTGTTACCGAAGGCTTTCCATTTGATGAATCAACACTTGTTTTTAAGGTGATGGGTAAAATTTTTGCACTGCTCAGCCTGGATTATCCTCACTCGATAAATCTGAAATGTGATCCGATAAAAGCTATTGAACTGAGAGATATTTACGACGAAGTTCAGCCCGGTTACCACATGAATAAAAAACATTGGAATACTTTAGATTTGACCGGGAGTTTAAAGAGTAGTTTTGTCAAAGAGTTAATCGATCATTCGTACGATTTAGTAGTAGATGGTTTACCAAAAAAGGCCAGAGAAAATTTGAATAAATTGTAG
- a CDS encoding thioredoxin domain-containing protein, whose product MANRLINEKSPYLLQHAYNPVDWYPWSEEAFVKAEKENKPIFLSIGYSTCHWCHVMEHESFEDEAVAKLMNEVFVSIKVDREERPDIDNIYMTVCQMMTGHGGWPLSIIMMPDKRPFFSGTYFPKETRYGRIGFVELIKNIDRAWKNQKEEIEKSAEQITSYLKQTSINDEGTDIPSIVFQQAFDYYNNRFDEKHGGFGSSPKFPSPHNLLFLLHYHKYHSEDRALEMVKKTLVEMRKGGIFDHIGYGFHRYSTDQKWLLPHFEKMLYDQAMMIHVYTDAYQITKNESFKKTSEQIIEYVLRDMTSPEGGFYSAEDADSEGEEGKFYVWSIEEVKAILGEEDGELFCNVFQFTEDGNFEDESSKTRNGTNIPHLAKSIEDIVKETKLDPTELVNKLNKARITLFANRENRVHPQKDDKILTDWNGLMISALAKAGRVFGNISYTKAALKANGFIENHLTDQEGKLMHRYRDGEAKLTATLDDYAFNIWGLLELYESTFDLQCLAKAIQLNEILMKHYWDTLNGGFFFTPDFGENLLVRSKEIYDGAIPSGNSVMMNNLIKLGRITSEDKFEKTADLLRKSYAENITKAPQAFSYFLCGLSFAKESSYEIILSAKKIDDLKPFVNGLNDNFIPNKVTIIVTEDNIDKVKELAQFTKNYDFNFDKQMAYVCRNFACELPVDTVEEFILKLKN is encoded by the coding sequence ATGGCAAATAGACTAATAAACGAAAAAAGTCCTTACCTACTTCAACATGCATATAATCCTGTTGATTGGTATCCGTGGAGCGAAGAAGCTTTTGTTAAAGCAGAAAAAGAAAACAAACCCATATTTTTATCAATCGGATATTCTACTTGTCATTGGTGTCATGTAATGGAACATGAATCCTTTGAAGATGAAGCCGTAGCAAAATTAATGAACGAAGTTTTTGTTTCAATAAAAGTCGATAGAGAAGAACGCCCAGACATAGATAATATTTACATGACCGTATGCCAAATGATGACGGGGCATGGAGGTTGGCCATTATCAATAATAATGATGCCGGATAAACGTCCTTTTTTTTCCGGAACTTATTTTCCAAAAGAAACACGCTACGGAAGAATCGGATTTGTTGAATTGATTAAAAACATTGATCGTGCATGGAAAAATCAAAAAGAAGAAATTGAAAAAAGTGCCGAGCAAATTACAAGCTATTTAAAACAAACATCGATTAATGACGAAGGTACTGATATACCTTCTATAGTATTTCAACAAGCATTTGATTATTACAATAATAGGTTCGATGAAAAACACGGTGGATTTGGATCATCTCCAAAATTTCCTAGTCCGCATAATTTGTTATTTCTTCTTCATTACCACAAGTACCACAGTGAAGATAGAGCATTGGAAATGGTTAAAAAAACTTTAGTTGAAATGCGTAAAGGTGGAATATTTGATCACATTGGTTATGGTTTTCATAGATACTCCACAGATCAAAAATGGCTTCTTCCTCACTTTGAAAAGATGTTGTATGATCAAGCAATGATGATTCATGTTTACACCGATGCTTATCAGATTACAAAAAATGAAAGCTTCAAAAAAACTTCCGAGCAAATTATTGAATATGTATTACGAGATATGACCTCGCCCGAAGGTGGTTTTTATTCTGCCGAAGATGCCGACAGCGAAGGTGAAGAAGGTAAATTTTATGTTTGGTCCATCGAAGAAGTGAAAGCTATTCTCGGTGAAGAGGATGGTGAACTTTTTTGTAATGTTTTTCAATTTACTGAGGACGGAAACTTTGAAGACGAGTCAAGCAAGACAAGAAACGGGACAAACATTCCCCACTTAGCAAAATCAATTGAAGATATTGTTAAAGAAACGAAATTAGATCCTACCGAATTAGTGAACAAGCTTAACAAAGCACGCATCACACTTTTTGCGAATAGAGAAAACAGAGTACATCCGCAGAAAGACGATAAGATTTTAACAGATTGGAACGGATTAATGATTTCAGCTCTTGCGAAAGCGGGAAGAGTGTTTGGTAATATTTCTTATACAAAAGCTGCGTTAAAGGCAAATGGTTTTATTGAAAACCATTTAACTGATCAAGAAGGGAAACTGATGCATAGATATAGAGACGGAGAAGCTAAACTAACGGCAACATTAGATGATTATGCTTTTAATATTTGGGGTTTGCTTGAGCTTTATGAATCTACTTTTGATTTGCAGTGTTTGGCAAAAGCAATTCAACTTAACGAAATATTGATGAAACATTATTGGGATACATTAAACGGAGGTTTTTTCTTTACTCCGGATTTTGGTGAAAACTTACTTGTCCGTTCAAAAGAAATTTATGATGGCGCAATTCCTTCCGGTAATTCTGTGATGATGAATAATCTAATAAAACTTGGTAGAATAACTTCTGAAGATAAATTTGAGAAAACAGCAGATTTATTAAGAAAATCTTATGCTGAAAATATAACTAAAGCTCCGCAAGCGTTTTCTTACTTTTTATGCGGGTTAAGCTTTGCGAAAGAATCTTCATATGAAATTATTCTTTCTGCTAAAAAAATAGATGATCTTAAACCCTTTGTAAATGGATTAAATGATAACTTCATTCCAAACAAAGTAACCATTATTGTTACGGAAGATAATATTGATAAGGTCAAAGAATTAGCACAGTTTACAAAAAATTACGATTTTAATTTTGATAAACAGATGGCATATGTTTGTAGAAATTTTGCATGTGAATTACCGGTGGATACTGTCGAGGAGTTTATCTTAAAGCTAAAAAATTAA
- a CDS encoding SDR family oxidoreductase — protein MGKSSISIIGCGWLGLPLAEKLIEEGYDVKGSTTTPQKLEILHEKKIEAHQILLNPHLHCSTTENFFDSNILIINIPPSRNSNVLEFFPQQIKSVMAEINKSKIDYMLFISSTSVYAENNKLVTEDSELDPVTDSGKALVIAEGLIRADINFQTTILRFGGLVGPGRNPARFFAGRKDIPGGNTKINLIHLDDCIDIILTIIKSRLWGEVFNAVSDFHPTKKDFYLKAAEHYNLEKPEFSEVDQDYKIVSSAKIKSIMGNEFVFRKFY, from the coding sequence ATGGGAAAAAGTTCCATAAGCATAATCGGTTGTGGGTGGCTCGGTCTTCCACTAGCCGAAAAACTTATCGAAGAAGGATATGATGTTAAAGGATCGACTACAACTCCGCAGAAGTTAGAAATCCTTCACGAAAAGAAAATTGAAGCACATCAAATTTTATTAAATCCACATTTACATTGCAGCACTACAGAGAATTTTTTTGATTCAAATATTCTCATAATCAATATTCCACCAAGTAGAAACAGCAATGTACTCGAATTCTTCCCGCAACAGATTAAATCTGTTATGGCAGAAATTAATAAATCAAAGATCGACTATATGTTGTTCATTAGTTCCACTTCGGTTTACGCAGAAAATAATAAATTAGTTACTGAAGATTCAGAATTAGATCCTGTAACTGATTCCGGGAAAGCATTAGTGATTGCTGAAGGTTTAATACGGGCAGATATAAATTTCCAAACAACAATTTTAAGATTTGGCGGATTAGTTGGACCGGGAAGAAATCCAGCAAGATTTTTTGCAGGAAGAAAAGATATACCAGGCGGTAATACTAAAATCAACTTGATTCATTTAGATGATTGCATCGATATAATTCTTACAATTATAAAAAGTAGGTTGTGGGGTGAAGTATTTAATGCTGTTTCAGATTTTCATCCGACAAAAAAAGATTTTTATTTAAAAGCTGCCGAACACTATAATTTAGAAAAACCGGAATTTTCTGAAGTTGATCAAGATTATAAAATAGTATCTTCAGCCAAGATAAAATCTATTATGGGAAATGAGTTTGTGTTCAGAAAATTCTATTAG
- a CDS encoding AMP-binding protein, protein MINLNKRTLLEVLNIACDKYANENFVSWAGKQPLTYSQFKEQVLSVAKFLQDEGVNKNDKVAILSENQPNWSVAYFAAVSLGAVAVPIMTEFHSSEVHHILRHSESKAIFISQKLYNKLDDFDSDVLKIKILVDDLSIIPPQTKSDLLKDILNSGKKEFDKIKNAAMKFVGLTDGEVREDDIAAILYTSGTTGHSKGVMLTHKNIVSDAISTLGIVTLSETDRMLSILPLFHTIESTLGLVTPMLCGSAVYYLDKPPTAAALLPALAQVKPTAMVAVPLIIEKIFKLKILPQLTSKAIVRSLYKLPTVRKKLHKIAGKKLLHTFGGELRMFCIGGAPISAEVERFLKEGGFPYAIGYGLTETSPLLTGTGPEAVRLRSAGRPIPEVEIEIRDKNPNNGEGEIFARGPMVMKGYYKDPEKSKEVLSDDGWFKTGDLGVLDKDGYLFIKGRSKNVIIGSNGKNIYPEEIESIINESPYVLESLIHERETKLIARVFLNSDAIDQEFQITKLNETKAREIIDKILVDILNEVNNRVSTFSKLHRVLEQVEPFEKTPTQKIKRYLYL, encoded by the coding sequence ATGATAAATCTCAACAAGAGAACTTTACTTGAAGTACTTAATATCGCTTGCGATAAATACGCAAATGAAAACTTTGTATCTTGGGCAGGTAAACAACCATTAACATATTCACAGTTCAAGGAACAAGTTTTATCTGTAGCAAAGTTTTTACAAGATGAAGGTGTTAATAAAAATGATAAAGTCGCAATCTTAAGCGAAAACCAGCCGAATTGGAGTGTCGCTTATTTTGCTGCAGTTTCTTTGGGAGCTGTTGCGGTACCTATAATGACTGAATTTCATTCCTCGGAAGTTCATCACATTTTACGTCACTCCGAAAGCAAAGCTATTTTTATTTCACAAAAACTTTATAATAAGCTCGACGATTTTGATAGCGATGTTCTGAAAATAAAAATACTAGTTGATGATTTATCAATTATTCCTCCACAAACAAAAAGCGATTTGTTAAAAGATATTTTAAACAGCGGGAAAAAAGAATTTGATAAGATTAAAAATGCTGCCATGAAATTTGTCGGGTTGACTGATGGCGAAGTTCGTGAAGATGATATTGCCGCAATATTATATACATCTGGTACTACAGGTCATTCAAAAGGTGTGATGCTTACACATAAAAATATTGTATCGGATGCAATTTCTACTTTAGGTATTGTGACACTTTCAGAAACAGACAGAATGCTTTCAATTCTTCCATTATTCCACACAATTGAATCAACACTTGGTTTAGTAACTCCCATGTTATGCGGTTCTGCTGTATATTATTTAGATAAACCGCCTACGGCTGCAGCTTTGCTTCCTGCATTAGCTCAAGTTAAACCGACTGCGATGGTTGCCGTACCGTTAATTATTGAAAAGATTTTTAAGTTGAAAATTCTTCCGCAATTAACTTCAAAAGCAATTGTACGGAGTCTTTATAAACTGCCAACGGTTCGGAAAAAACTTCATAAAATTGCCGGTAAAAAGTTATTACATACATTCGGTGGAGAACTTAGAATGTTTTGTATTGGCGGGGCGCCAATTTCAGCCGAAGTTGAGAGATTCTTGAAAGAAGGTGGATTTCCATACGCAATTGGATATGGACTTACCGAGACCTCTCCGCTTTTAACCGGAACCGGACCCGAGGCAGTAAGATTAAGATCAGCCGGTAGACCAATACCGGAGGTGGAAATAGAAATTAGAGATAAAAATCCAAACAATGGAGAAGGTGAGATTTTTGCACGCGGACCAATGGTGATGAAAGGTTATTATAAAGATCCGGAAAAATCAAAAGAAGTATTATCTGATGATGGTTGGTTTAAGACCGGTGATCTTGGTGTTTTAGATAAAGATGGCTATCTGTTTATTAAAGGAAGATCGAAAAACGTAATTATCGGTTCGAACGGGAAAAATATTTATCCGGAAGAAATCGAATCGATAATTAATGAAAGTCCTTACGTACTCGAATCGTTGATACACGAAAGAGAAACCAAATTAATTGCAAGAGTATTCTTAAATAGTGATGCTATTGATCAAGAATTTCAAATAACAAAATTAAATGAAACTAAAGCACGAGAAATAATAGACAAAATTTTAGTAGATATTCTTAATGAAGTTAATAATCGCGTTTCGACATTCTCGAAATTACACCGGGTACTTGAACAAGTAGAACCATTTGAGAAAACACCAACACAAAAAATAAAACGGTATCTCTATTTGTAG
- a CDS encoding carboxy terminal-processing peptidase, with translation MKKFSFVLLLIVALISCKAQSLEKLIAKNSDIDSAKVILPDVEHSQDNRLITQLISRYHYKKFDLNDSLSSIIFDNYIKMLDNNKVYFLKSDLDEFETFRNKFDDFLLTGTLEAGYSIFNRYKQRLAERIEYVDKELKTEFDYSIDESFTPNRKDAEWAASSEELDEIWRKRLKNDALNRKLDGREWDEIAKTLGDRYHRYHKIILQYDEEDVFQLYMNAYTEAVDPHTSYFSPITSENFDIDMSLSLEGIGAQLMSEDDYTKVSRIIPGGPADKSGLLQKDDRIIGVAQGEDGEMVDVFGWRLDDVVQLIRGEKGTRVRLNVIPADADVNMASKEIIIERDKVKLEDQAAKSEIILIENEGTEYKLGVIDIPAFYIDFDAQRKGDPDYKSTTRDVRKLLDELKRESVDGVIIDLRENGGGSLQEAIELTGLFIEQGPVVQVRNANGSIEVGRDPDKDIAYSGPLAVMVNKYSASASEIFSGAVQDYGRGLVIGETTYGKGTVQNLIDLGMFKKSKAEKEGKVKMTIAKYYRVTGSSTQHMGVIPDIVFPGVIDAHEFGESSKPSALPWDQIPSTNFQKFSDLGRFLPELRKKHDSRISNNLEFQYRLEDIDEYNERKNKTEFSLNEEVRKQERELAAEKRKKREEERETSSSVTVIEKGEVTKKNLRVDDPELEEAGYILTDLIAMNIG, from the coding sequence ATGAAGAAATTCTCGTTTGTCCTATTGCTGATTGTTGCACTTATAAGTTGTAAAGCACAATCACTTGAGAAATTGATAGCAAAAAATTCTGATATAGATTCCGCAAAAGTAATTCTCCCCGACGTTGAACATTCACAAGATAACAGATTGATAACACAGTTAATCTCTCGTTATCATTATAAAAAATTCGATTTAAATGATTCTTTATCGTCCATCATCTTTGATAATTATATAAAGATGCTCGATAACAATAAAGTCTATTTCCTTAAGTCGGATTTGGATGAATTCGAAACTTTCAGAAATAAATTTGATGATTTCCTTTTGACAGGAACTCTTGAAGCGGGATATTCAATTTTCAACAGGTATAAACAAAGGTTAGCCGAACGAATTGAATATGTTGATAAAGAACTTAAAACAGAATTTGATTATTCAATTGATGAATCATTTACTCCGAATAGAAAAGATGCAGAATGGGCAGCTTCATCCGAAGAACTGGATGAAATTTGGAGAAAAAGGTTAAAGAATGATGCCCTAAATAGAAAACTTGATGGTAGAGAGTGGGATGAAATTGCAAAAACTCTCGGCGATAGATATCACAGATATCACAAAATAATTTTACAATATGATGAAGAAGATGTTTTCCAACTTTATATGAATGCTTACACAGAAGCTGTTGATCCGCATACTTCATATTTCTCCCCGATAACTTCTGAAAATTTTGATATTGATATGTCACTTTCACTGGAAGGAATCGGTGCACAATTAATGAGTGAAGATGATTATACGAAAGTCAGCAGAATTATTCCCGGTGGTCCGGCAGATAAAAGTGGTTTGCTTCAAAAGGATGATAGAATTATTGGTGTAGCGCAAGGCGAAGACGGTGAAATGGTTGATGTCTTTGGCTGGCGCTTAGATGATGTTGTTCAATTAATACGCGGCGAGAAAGGTACACGTGTCAGATTAAATGTTATACCGGCGGATGCAGATGTGAATATGGCAAGTAAAGAAATTATCATTGAGAGAGATAAAGTAAAGTTGGAAGATCAAGCCGCTAAGAGTGAAATAATATTGATCGAAAATGAAGGGACCGAATATAAGCTTGGTGTAATTGATATACCTGCTTTTTATATAGATTTTGACGCACAACGCAAAGGTGATCCTGATTATAAAAGTACAACACGTGATGTAAGAAAATTGTTGGATGAACTTAAAAGGGAAAGTGTTGACGGTGTAATAATTGATCTTAGAGAGAACGGTGGTGGTTCTTTACAAGAAGCTATTGAGTTAACAGGACTATTTATTGAACAAGGACCCGTTGTTCAAGTTCGTAATGCAAACGGATCAATTGAAGTCGGTAGAGATCCTGATAAAGATATTGCCTACTCCGGGCCATTAGCAGTTATGGTTAATAAATATAGTGCTTCCGCTTCGGAAATATTTTCAGGGGCAGTTCAAGATTATGGACGTGGACTGGTTATTGGTGAAACAACTTACGGTAAGGGAACGGTTCAGAATCTAATTGATCTAGGAATGTTCAAGAAAAGCAAAGCAGAAAAAGAAGGCAAAGTCAAAATGACTATTGCCAAATATTATCGAGTTACAGGAAGCAGTACTCAACATATGGGTGTTATACCGGATATAGTTTTTCCCGGTGTTATTGATGCACATGAATTCGGTGAAAGTTCGAAACCAAGCGCATTACCTTGGGATCAGATTCCATCAACTAATTTTCAAAAATTTTCTGATCTAGGGAGATTCTTACCTGAACTAAGAAAGAAACATGATAGCAGAATCAGTAACAACTTAGAATTTCAGTACCGGCTTGAAGATATTGATGAATACAACGAAAGAAAAAATAAAACCGAATTTTCATTGAATGAAGAAGTCAGAAAACAAGAACGTGAATTAGCTGCCGAGAAAAGAAAGAAACGTGAAGAAGAAAGAGAAACCTCATCTAGTGTAACTGTTATTGAAAAGGGTGAAGTGACAAAGAAAAATTTACGAGTAGATGATCCCGAACTCGAAGAAGCCGGATATATCTTAACAGATTTGATAGCAATGAATATCGGATAA
- a CDS encoding transglutaminase-like domain-containing protein: MSDITTLQYLVDLVDDETEEVRKQIIKELINYGTNLEQDLHEFSDELTEAKLSILEPVLQENRRQWLYENWNLWQRIDDEYESLEKGMELLSAFQDGLTDESELSILLDSLSEEFMNKFPFGDEFDLANFLFREKNITGAKQDYYNPRNSNLIYTIKHKQGLPITLTVLYMLIGARAGLFIEGCNFPGHFLAKIKMDEEVILVDCFNQGRLIYETELQKMVKESYEAVMKIITAHTNPPSIIRRMLNNLANAYKQKGDQVNSDFFSGLIKVTTW; the protein is encoded by the coding sequence ATGAGCGACATTACCACATTACAATATTTAGTTGATCTTGTAGATGACGAGACTGAAGAGGTACGTAAACAAATAATAAAGGAACTTATTAATTACGGTACTAACTTAGAACAAGATCTACACGAATTTTCAGATGAGTTAACTGAAGCTAAGTTATCAATTCTAGAACCCGTTCTTCAAGAAAATAGAAGACAATGGTTATATGAAAATTGGAATTTATGGCAGCGAATTGATGATGAGTATGAATCTCTCGAAAAAGGAATGGAGCTACTTTCCGCTTTCCAAGACGGGCTAACCGACGAAAGCGAATTATCAATCCTTCTTGATTCCCTTTCGGAAGAATTTATGAATAAATTCCCTTTTGGTGATGAATTTGATCTAGCTAATTTTTTGTTTAGAGAAAAGAATATTACCGGAGCTAAGCAAGATTACTATAATCCCCGTAATAGTAATTTAATTTACACAATAAAGCACAAGCAAGGACTTCCAATCACCTTAACTGTTCTTTATATGCTTATCGGCGCAAGAGCAGGTCTATTTATTGAAGGATGTAATTTCCCGGGTCATTTTTTAGCTAAGATTAAAATGGATGAAGAGGTAATCTTGGTTGATTGTTTTAATCAAGGACGATTAATTTATGAGACTGAACTACAGAAAATGGTTAAAGAATCTTATGAAGCTGTAATGAAGATTATAACTGCTCACACAAATCCTCCCTCAATTATTAGAAGAATGTTGAATAATCTTGCTAATGCCTATAAACAAAAAGGTGATCAGGTGAATAGTGATTTCTTTTCCGGACTGATAAAAGTTACTACTTGGTAA
- a CDS encoding OmpW family outer membrane protein: protein MRKVLFILIIFIAATTISLAQFYRVGSGFVISLPADNVKFGGGFEVFVEYKNESIFSFRTNGGFVITKFEDVNPYVSDIDYSLYWLDGSVILTPFKIIFEPYLGAGIGYYFFSTEEFNEVSTATGIYFPQKLSNKFSYHVKAGFTIPLNESIKLHLQGKYLLMDRTIIVNAEEIVNDEIRKSTIEEKFDLSNLFITAGIILKI, encoded by the coding sequence GTGAGAAAAGTATTATTTATACTAATCATCTTTATCGCTGCTACAACAATATCCCTTGCTCAATTTTATAGAGTTGGCAGTGGATTTGTCATTTCACTTCCCGCTGATAATGTGAAGTTTGGCGGCGGATTTGAAGTGTTTGTTGAATATAAAAACGAATCGATCTTTTCTTTTCGCACTAATGGCGGTTTTGTGATTACAAAATTTGAGGATGTAAATCCTTATGTAAGTGATATCGATTATTCTCTTTATTGGTTGGATGGTTCGGTTATCCTAACACCATTCAAAATAATATTTGAACCATATCTCGGAGCGGGAATTGGATATTATTTTTTCTCAACCGAAGAGTTTAATGAAGTATCGACGGCAACCGGAATTTATTTTCCCCAGAAGTTAAGCAATAAGTTTTCGTATCACGTTAAAGCCGGTTTTACAATACCACTGAATGAAAGTATTAAACTCCATTTACAGGGAAAGTATTTGCTGATGGATAGAACAATTATTGTGAATGCCGAAGAAATTGTTAATGATGAAATCAGAAAAAGTACAATTGAAGAAAAATTTGATCTTTCCAATTTATTCATAACTGCTGGTATTATTTTAAAAATATAG